One Gemmatimonadales bacterium genomic region harbors:
- a CDS encoding DUF5916 domain-containing protein — MIVPALLLAFVAPVQAAQFDSVVASASTSRGASAASASAEVHATRRRGPITIDGRLDEPDWAGAVPAAALTQRSPHEGAASTEPTDVRLLFDDDALYIGARLRDTAPDSVVALLARRDRTASADVFMVYLDPYHDRRTGVYFGINAAGTQYDGTLYNDDWNDDSWDAVWEGHAARDSAGWTAELRIPYSQLRFQRRDAYVWGINFKRTIARRSEDDYLVVQPTDAAGFVSRFADLVGIEHVAPPAHIEVMPYVTAKAEYLSHTAGDPFNDGTRASPGAGADLKVGLGSNLTLDGTVNPDFGQVEVDPAVVNLTDVETFYPERRPFFVEGSSIFNFGSDGANDFWGFNWDNPQYLYSRRIGRAPEGSLPDADYSSMPSGTHILGAAKLTGKVGSWSLGGLSALTKPEYASLSTGGVQSRSEVEPLSYYGVWRAEKEFQQGRQGLGFMGTATARSFADARLPDELDRTAFTGGVDGWITLDRGAKWVLTGWAGGSRVGGTAARIAALEESSVHYYQRPDAGYLGVDSTARSLSGFAGRLAINKQKGNWVFNSAFGMVSPGFEVNDLGFQSFADEINAHLLTGYRWTRPSALFQNARLDVATFGAWTFGGNPTGTGFFTRGTFELRNFSTWQWDAGYDRRSLNARRTRGGPLTVNPPGFYWDMTFQSDQRKPWVFGLAANGYEYAQDRQSSWSFGPTLDWRPSSRLLVSVGPTLARLQTTAQYVGTFDDASATATFGHRYLFAALDQKTLSASLRLNWIFTPSLSLELYAQPLLSSGAYRNYKELAQPRSYQFTLTGAPAPAAADSIVVQPADPGAAPIEFADPNFSLASLRGNAVLRWEYRPGSTLYLVWTQNRSDTITNGEFRVGDGLSRLFSSPGDNVFLVKVSYWWRP, encoded by the coding sequence ATGATCGTCCCCGCTCTCCTGCTCGCCTTCGTGGCGCCGGTCCAGGCCGCGCAATTCGACTCCGTGGTGGCTTCCGCCTCGACGAGCCGCGGCGCGTCCGCGGCGTCTGCCTCGGCAGAGGTGCACGCCACCCGGCGCCGCGGCCCGATCACGATCGACGGCCGGCTCGACGAGCCCGATTGGGCGGGTGCCGTGCCCGCGGCCGCGCTCACCCAGCGGAGCCCGCACGAGGGGGCCGCATCGACCGAGCCCACCGACGTTCGCCTGCTCTTCGATGACGACGCGCTCTACATCGGCGCGAGGCTTCGCGATACCGCGCCCGACTCCGTCGTGGCGCTGCTCGCCCGGCGCGACCGGACGGCGAGCGCGGACGTGTTCATGGTCTATCTCGATCCGTACCACGACCGCCGCACCGGCGTCTACTTCGGCATCAATGCGGCGGGCACGCAGTACGACGGCACGCTCTACAACGACGACTGGAACGACGATAGCTGGGATGCGGTGTGGGAGGGCCATGCGGCCCGCGACTCCGCCGGCTGGACGGCCGAGCTCCGAATTCCCTACTCGCAGCTCCGCTTTCAGCGGCGCGACGCCTATGTGTGGGGTATCAACTTCAAGCGCACCATCGCTCGGCGCAGCGAGGACGATTACCTCGTGGTGCAGCCGACCGACGCGGCCGGTTTCGTTTCGCGCTTCGCCGATCTCGTGGGCATCGAGCACGTGGCGCCGCCGGCCCACATCGAGGTGATGCCATACGTCACGGCCAAGGCCGAGTACCTGTCCCACACGGCTGGCGATCCATTCAACGATGGAACTCGCGCGAGCCCGGGGGCCGGCGCCGATCTCAAGGTCGGGCTCGGTAGCAACCTCACGCTCGATGGGACGGTGAACCCGGACTTCGGCCAGGTGGAGGTGGATCCTGCCGTCGTCAACCTCACCGACGTCGAGACGTTCTATCCCGAGCGCCGGCCGTTCTTCGTCGAAGGCTCCAGCATCTTCAACTTCGGCTCAGACGGCGCGAACGACTTCTGGGGCTTCAACTGGGACAATCCGCAGTATCTCTACAGCCGCCGGATTGGCCGCGCACCCGAGGGGAGCCTGCCGGACGCCGATTACAGCTCGATGCCATCCGGCACCCACATCCTGGGCGCGGCCAAGCTCACCGGCAAAGTCGGAAGCTGGAGTCTTGGCGGCTTGAGCGCGCTTACGAAGCCGGAGTATGCCTCCCTGTCCACCGGCGGCGTGCAGTCGCGATCCGAGGTCGAGCCGCTCAGCTATTACGGCGTGTGGCGCGCGGAGAAGGAGTTCCAGCAGGGGCGCCAAGGGCTCGGCTTTATGGGCACAGCCACGGCGCGGAGCTTTGCCGACGCGCGGCTGCCCGACGAGCTCGACCGGACGGCGTTCACCGGGGGCGTCGACGGCTGGATCACGCTCGATCGCGGCGCCAAGTGGGTGCTCACCGGCTGGGCGGGGGGCTCCCGGGTGGGCGGCACCGCAGCGCGTATCGCCGCGCTCGAGGAGAGCTCGGTGCACTATTATCAGCGACCCGACGCCGGATATCTCGGGGTCGACTCCACCGCCAGGTCGCTCTCCGGATTCGCGGGCCGGCTCGCCATCAACAAGCAGAAGGGCAACTGGGTGTTCAACTCGGCGTTCGGCATGGTCTCACCGGGTTTCGAGGTCAACGACCTCGGTTTCCAGAGCTTTGCCGACGAGATAAATGCTCACCTGCTCACCGGCTATCGGTGGACGCGGCCAAGTGCACTGTTCCAGAACGCGCGCCTGGACGTCGCCACGTTCGGTGCGTGGACCTTCGGCGGGAATCCCACCGGCACCGGATTCTTTACCCGCGGTACCTTCGAGCTCCGCAACTTCTCGACCTGGCAGTGGGACGCGGGATACGATCGGCGCTCGCTCAACGCCCGGCGCACCCGCGGCGGCCCGCTCACCGTGAATCCGCCGGGCTTCTATTGGGACATGACGTTCCAGTCCGACCAGCGGAAGCCGTGGGTCTTCGGGCTAGCGGCCAACGGCTACGAATACGCACAGGATCGCCAGTCGAGCTGGAGCTTCGGGCCCACGCTCGACTGGCGGCCGAGTTCGCGGCTGCTGGTGAGCGTGGGCCCGACGCTCGCGCGGTTGCAGACCACCGCGCAGTACGTCGGCACCTTCGACGACGCGAGCGCCACGGCGACCTTCGGCCACCGCTATCTCTTTGCCGCGCTCGACCAGAAGACGCTTTCCGCGAGCCTTCGCCTCAACTGGATCTTCACGCCGAGTCTGAGCCTCGAGCTCTACGCGCAGCCCCTGCTTTCGTCCGGCGCGTACCGGAACTACAAGGAGCTGGCGCAGCCGCGGAGTTACCAGTTCACCCTGACCGGCGCACCGGCACCGGCGGCTGCCGACTCGATCGTGGTGCAGCCCGCCGACCCCGGGGCTGCGCCGATCGAGTTCGCCGACCCCAACTTTTCGCTCGCATCCCTCCGCGGGAACGCCGTGCTCCGCTGGGAGTACCGCCCCGGCTCAACACTCTATCTCGTGTGGACGCAGAACCGCTCGGACACGATCACCAACGGCGAATTCCGGGTGGGAGACGGCCTCTCCCGCCTTTTCTCGTCCCCGGGGGACAACGTCTTTCTGGTGAAGGTCTCGTATTGGTGGCGGCCGTAG